Proteins encoded in a region of the Drosophila busckii strain San Diego stock center, stock number 13000-0081.31 chromosome 2L, ASM1175060v1, whole genome shotgun sequence genome:
- the LOC108608147 gene encoding polypeptide N-acetylgalactosaminyltransferase 5 isoform X2, with protein MTLLSFTRKMRGRMRSNTCRIVLLTSLVWAIFDFVLIAHYSDCIGKDGWRCRRAGEYDLDMPNAERLVDDNQLVDDNEINTEKSLDTGDGGGGIAPIMGQGFASGGISMTYRSLVLKKWFQAPTVRESKGKPGEMGKPVKIPADMKEVMKEKFKENQFNLLASDMISLNRSLTDVRHENCRHKHYPSKLPTTSIVIVFHNEAWTTLLRTVWSVINRSPRSLLKEIILVDDASERDFLGKQLEDYVAKLPVRTFVLRTEKRSGLIRARLLGAEHVSGEVITFLDAHCECTEGWLEPLLARIVQNRRTVVCPIIDVISDETFEYITASDSTWGGFNWKLNFRWYRVPQREMARRNNDRTAPLRTPTMAGGLFSIDKDYFYEIGSYDEGMDIWGGENLEMSFRVWMCGGVLEIAPCSRVGHVFRKSTPYTFPGGTTEIVNHNNARLVEVWLDDWKEFYYSFYPGARKASAGDVSDRKSLRDRLKCKSFRWYLENVYPESLMPLDYYYLGEIRNAETETCLDTMGRKYNEKVGISYCHGLGGNQVFAYTKRQQIMSDDLCLDAASSNGPVNMVRCHNMGGNQEWVYDAEEKWIRHTNTGQCLQRATRDDASTPLLRPCDYSKGQQWLMESKFKWQAH; from the exons ATGACGCTCTTAAGCTTCACACGCAAAATGCGCGGACGCATGCGCTCCAACACTTGCCGCATTGTCCTGCTCACCTCGCTGGTCTGGGCCATCTTTGACTTTGTGCTCATAGCTCACTATTCGGACTGCATAGGCAAGGATGGCTGGCGTTGTCGGCGTGCCGGCGAATATGATCTTGAT ATGCCCAATGCGGAGCGTTTGGTGGACGATAATCAGCTGGTGGATGACAATGAAATTAATACCGAAAAATCATTGGATACTGgcgatggcggcggcggcattgcGCCTATAATGGGTCAAGGCTTTGCATCCGGCGGCATTTCCATGACCTATCGCAGCCTGGTGCTGAAGAAATGGTTCCAAGCGCCCACAGTGCGCGAGTCGAAGGGCAAACCCGGCGAAATGGGCAAGCCTGTTAAAATACCCGCCGACATGAAGGAGGTAATGAAGGAGAAATTCAAggaaaatcaattcaatttactgGCCAGTGATATGATCTCGCTAAATCGCTCGCTCACAGATGTGCGACATGAAAA CTGTCGACACAAGCACTATCCTTCGAAGCTGCCCACGACCTCGATAGTGATTGTGTTCCATAACGAGGCCTGGACAACGCTGCTGCGCACAGTTTGGAGCGTTATCAATCGCTCGCCACGCTCGTTGCTAAAGGAAATTATATTGGTGGACGATGCCAGCGAGCGAG attttCTTGGCAAGCAGCTGGAGGACTATGTGGCCAAGTTGCCCGTACGCACATTTGTGCTGCGCACAGAGAAACGTTCGGGCCTGATACGCGCTCGTCTGCTCGGCGCTGAGCATGTCAGTGGTGAGGTCATAACCTTTCTGGATGCGCATTGCGAATGCACTGAGGGCTGGCTGGAGCCGCTTTTGGCTCGAATTGTGCAAAATCGTCGCACTGTGGTGTGTCCCATTATCGATGTCATCTCAGATGAGACCTTTGAGTATATAACCGCCTCGGATTCAACATGGGGTGGCTTCAACTGGAAGCTCAACTTTAGATG gtATCGCGTGCCGCAGCGTGAGATGGCGAGACGTAATAATGATCGCACAGCTCCACTGCGTACTCCGACTATGGCTGGTGGTCTGTTTTCGATAGACAAGGATTACTTCTATGAGATTGGCTCCTATGATGAGGGCATGGACATTTGGGGCGGCGAGAATTTGGAAATGTCATTCCGT GTTTGGATGTGTGGCGGCGTGCTCGAAATAGCGCCTTGCTCAAGAGTCGGTCATGTCTTTCGTAAGTCAACGCCGTATACCTTCCCAGGCGGCACCACGGAGATTGTTAATCATAATAATGCGCGTCTGGTTGAGGTTTGGCTGGACGACTGGAAAGAGTTCTACTACAGTTTTTACCCag GCGCTCGCAAGGCTTCAGCGGGCGATGTAAGCGATCGCAAATCGCTGCGAGATCGtttgaaatgcaaaagctTCCGCTGGTATCTGGAGAATGTTTATCCGGAGAGCTTAATGCCGCTGGATTATTATTATCTGGGCGAG atACGCAATGCCGAAACTGAAACCTGCTTGGACACCATGGGTCgcaaatataatgaaaaagtTGGCATTAGCTACTGTCATGGCCTGGGCGGCAATCAAGTGTTTGCCTATACCAAACGACAACAGATTATGTCGGATGATCTTTGCCTGGATGCAGCCAGTTCGAATGGACCAGTTAATATGGTGCGTTGTCATAATATGGGCGGCAATCAGGAATGGGTCTATGATGCAGAG GAGAAATGGATACGACATACGAATACTGGGCAGTGCTTGCAACGTGCCACACGAGATGATGCCAGCACGCCGCTGCTGCGACCTTGCGACTATAGCAAGGGACAGCAATGGCTAATGGAGTCGAAATTCAAGTGGCAGGCGCACTAG
- the LOC108608147 gene encoding polypeptide N-acetylgalactosaminyltransferase 5 isoform X1, with protein MTLLSFTRKMRGRMRSNTCRIVLLTSLVWAIFDFVLIAHYSDCIGKDGWRCRRAGEYDLDMPNAERLVDDNQLVDDNEINTEKSLDTGDGGGGIAPIMGQGFASGGISMTYRSLVLKKWFQAPTVRESKGKPGEMGKPVKIPADMKEVMKEKFKENQFNLLASDMISLNRSLTDVRHENCRHKHYPSKLPTTSIVIVFHNEAWTTLLRTVWSVINRSPRSLLKEIILVDDASERDFLGKQLEDYVAKLPVRTFVLRTEKRSGLIRARLLGAEHVSGEVITFLDAHCECTEGWLEPLLARIVQNRRTVVCPIIDVISDETFEYITASDSTWGGFNWKLNFRWYRVPQREMARRNNDRTAPLRTPTMAGGLFSIDKDYFYEIGSYDEGMDIWGGENLEMSFRIWQCGGILEIIPCSHVGHVFRDKSPYTFPGGVAKIVLHNAARVAEVWLDEWRDFYYAMSTGARKASAGDVSDRKSLRDRLKCKSFRWYLENVYPESLMPLDYYYLGEIRNAETETCLDTMGRKYNEKVGISYCHGLGGNQVFAYTKRQQIMSDDLCLDAASSNGPVNMVRCHNMGGNQEWVYDAEEKWIRHTNTGQCLQRATRDDASTPLLRPCDYSKGQQWLMESKFKWQAH; from the exons ATGACGCTCTTAAGCTTCACACGCAAAATGCGCGGACGCATGCGCTCCAACACTTGCCGCATTGTCCTGCTCACCTCGCTGGTCTGGGCCATCTTTGACTTTGTGCTCATAGCTCACTATTCGGACTGCATAGGCAAGGATGGCTGGCGTTGTCGGCGTGCCGGCGAATATGATCTTGAT ATGCCCAATGCGGAGCGTTTGGTGGACGATAATCAGCTGGTGGATGACAATGAAATTAATACCGAAAAATCATTGGATACTGgcgatggcggcggcggcattgcGCCTATAATGGGTCAAGGCTTTGCATCCGGCGGCATTTCCATGACCTATCGCAGCCTGGTGCTGAAGAAATGGTTCCAAGCGCCCACAGTGCGCGAGTCGAAGGGCAAACCCGGCGAAATGGGCAAGCCTGTTAAAATACCCGCCGACATGAAGGAGGTAATGAAGGAGAAATTCAAggaaaatcaattcaatttactgGCCAGTGATATGATCTCGCTAAATCGCTCGCTCACAGATGTGCGACATGAAAA CTGTCGACACAAGCACTATCCTTCGAAGCTGCCCACGACCTCGATAGTGATTGTGTTCCATAACGAGGCCTGGACAACGCTGCTGCGCACAGTTTGGAGCGTTATCAATCGCTCGCCACGCTCGTTGCTAAAGGAAATTATATTGGTGGACGATGCCAGCGAGCGAG attttCTTGGCAAGCAGCTGGAGGACTATGTGGCCAAGTTGCCCGTACGCACATTTGTGCTGCGCACAGAGAAACGTTCGGGCCTGATACGCGCTCGTCTGCTCGGCGCTGAGCATGTCAGTGGTGAGGTCATAACCTTTCTGGATGCGCATTGCGAATGCACTGAGGGCTGGCTGGAGCCGCTTTTGGCTCGAATTGTGCAAAATCGTCGCACTGTGGTGTGTCCCATTATCGATGTCATCTCAGATGAGACCTTTGAGTATATAACCGCCTCGGATTCAACATGGGGTGGCTTCAACTGGAAGCTCAACTTTAGATG gtATCGCGTGCCGCAGCGTGAGATGGCGAGACGTAATAATGATCGCACAGCTCCACTGCGTACTCCGACTATGGCTGGTGGTCTGTTTTCGATAGACAAGGATTACTTCTATGAGATTGGCTCCTATGATGAGGGCATGGACATTTGGGGCGGCGAGAATTTGGAAATGTCATTCCGT ATATGGCAATGCGGCGGCATTTTAGAAATTATACCCTGCTCGCATGTGGGCCACGTGTTCCGTGACAAATCGCCGTACACATTCCCGGGCGGTGTGGCCAAAATTGTGCTGCATAATGCGGCGCGTGTGGCCGAGGTTTGGCTGGACGAGTGGCGTGATTTCTATTATGCAATGAGCACAG GCGCTCGCAAGGCTTCAGCGGGCGATGTAAGCGATCGCAAATCGCTGCGAGATCGtttgaaatgcaaaagctTCCGCTGGTATCTGGAGAATGTTTATCCGGAGAGCTTAATGCCGCTGGATTATTATTATCTGGGCGAG atACGCAATGCCGAAACTGAAACCTGCTTGGACACCATGGGTCgcaaatataatgaaaaagtTGGCATTAGCTACTGTCATGGCCTGGGCGGCAATCAAGTGTTTGCCTATACCAAACGACAACAGATTATGTCGGATGATCTTTGCCTGGATGCAGCCAGTTCGAATGGACCAGTTAATATGGTGCGTTGTCATAATATGGGCGGCAATCAGGAATGGGTCTATGATGCAGAG GAGAAATGGATACGACATACGAATACTGGGCAGTGCTTGCAACGTGCCACACGAGATGATGCCAGCACGCCGCTGCTGCGACCTTGCGACTATAGCAAGGGACAGCAATGGCTAATGGAGTCGAAATTCAAGTGGCAGGCGCACTAG
- the LOC108608147 gene encoding polypeptide N-acetylgalactosaminyltransferase 5 isoform X3, protein MTLLSFTRKMRGRMRSNTCRIVLLTSLVWAIFDFVLIAHYSDCIGKDGWRCRRAGEYDLDMPNAERLVDDNQLVDDNEINTEKSLDTGDGGGGIAPIMGQGFASGGISMTYRSLVLKKWFQAPTVRESKGKPGEMGKPVKIPADMKEVMKEKFKENQFNLLASDMISLNRSLTDVRHENCRHKHYPSKLPTTSIVIVFHNEAWTTLLRTVWSVINRSPRSLLKEIILVDDASERDFLGKQLEDYVAKLPVRTFVLRTEKRSGLIRARLLGAEHVSGEVITFLDAHCECTEGWLEPLLARIVQNRRTVVCPIIDVISDETFEYITASDSTWGGFNWKLNFRWYRVPQREMARRNNDRTAPLRTPTMAGGLFSIDKDYFYEIGSYDEGMDIWGGENLEMSFRIWQCGGILEIIPCSHVGHVFRDKSPYTFPGGVAKIVLHNAARVAEVWLDEWRDFYYAMSTGLDVWRRARNSALLKSRSCLS, encoded by the exons ATGACGCTCTTAAGCTTCACACGCAAAATGCGCGGACGCATGCGCTCCAACACTTGCCGCATTGTCCTGCTCACCTCGCTGGTCTGGGCCATCTTTGACTTTGTGCTCATAGCTCACTATTCGGACTGCATAGGCAAGGATGGCTGGCGTTGTCGGCGTGCCGGCGAATATGATCTTGAT ATGCCCAATGCGGAGCGTTTGGTGGACGATAATCAGCTGGTGGATGACAATGAAATTAATACCGAAAAATCATTGGATACTGgcgatggcggcggcggcattgcGCCTATAATGGGTCAAGGCTTTGCATCCGGCGGCATTTCCATGACCTATCGCAGCCTGGTGCTGAAGAAATGGTTCCAAGCGCCCACAGTGCGCGAGTCGAAGGGCAAACCCGGCGAAATGGGCAAGCCTGTTAAAATACCCGCCGACATGAAGGAGGTAATGAAGGAGAAATTCAAggaaaatcaattcaatttactgGCCAGTGATATGATCTCGCTAAATCGCTCGCTCACAGATGTGCGACATGAAAA CTGTCGACACAAGCACTATCCTTCGAAGCTGCCCACGACCTCGATAGTGATTGTGTTCCATAACGAGGCCTGGACAACGCTGCTGCGCACAGTTTGGAGCGTTATCAATCGCTCGCCACGCTCGTTGCTAAAGGAAATTATATTGGTGGACGATGCCAGCGAGCGAG attttCTTGGCAAGCAGCTGGAGGACTATGTGGCCAAGTTGCCCGTACGCACATTTGTGCTGCGCACAGAGAAACGTTCGGGCCTGATACGCGCTCGTCTGCTCGGCGCTGAGCATGTCAGTGGTGAGGTCATAACCTTTCTGGATGCGCATTGCGAATGCACTGAGGGCTGGCTGGAGCCGCTTTTGGCTCGAATTGTGCAAAATCGTCGCACTGTGGTGTGTCCCATTATCGATGTCATCTCAGATGAGACCTTTGAGTATATAACCGCCTCGGATTCAACATGGGGTGGCTTCAACTGGAAGCTCAACTTTAGATG gtATCGCGTGCCGCAGCGTGAGATGGCGAGACGTAATAATGATCGCACAGCTCCACTGCGTACTCCGACTATGGCTGGTGGTCTGTTTTCGATAGACAAGGATTACTTCTATGAGATTGGCTCCTATGATGAGGGCATGGACATTTGGGGCGGCGAGAATTTGGAAATGTCATTCCGT ATATGGCAATGCGGCGGCATTTTAGAAATTATACCCTGCTCGCATGTGGGCCACGTGTTCCGTGACAAATCGCCGTACACATTCCCGGGCGGTGTGGCCAAAATTGTGCTGCATAATGCGGCGCGTGTGGCCGAGGTTTGGCTGGACGAGTGGCGTGATTTCTATTATGCAATGAGCACAG GTTTGGATGTGTGGCGGCGTGCTCGAAATAGCGCCTTGCTCAAGAGTCGGTCATGTCTTTCGTAA